In Streptomyces sp. NBC_00341, the DNA window CAGCTGTGGCGGCTGCTCGAACCGGGCTGGGGCCCCGCCCGCGAGGTCCGGGCCAACCAGCCGCTCATGGTTGCGGACAGCCCCTCCGCCGAGGTGGCGCCCGACCGGCTGGTCCGCCGCGTCCGCAAGGACGAGATGGACATCCTGATGCCGGCCTGCATCGCCATGTTCACCGAGGAGGTCGGCATCTCCCCGCTCGCCGGCGACGGCGGACTCCTCTACCAGGCCCGCGTCGCGGAGCTCATCGCCGCCGGCCGCTCCTTCGCCCGGATCGAGGACGGCAAGGTCGTCTTCAAGGCCGAGATCGGTGCCACCACTCCGCAGGCCTGCCAGATCCAGGGGGTCTGGGTGGCCCCCGAATTCCGTGGCCGCGGCTACTCGGAGACCGGTATGGCGGCCGTCCTGCGCCACGCGCTGACCGAGGTCGCGCCGATCGTCAGCCTGTACGTCAACGACTACAACACCCCCGCGCGCAAGTCGTACAGCCGGATCGGCTTCCGCGAGGTCGGCGCGTTCATGAGCGTGCTGTTCTGACCCGGCCGCCCGCACGGCACCCGTCCCGCACCGGTCCGTACCCCGCCCGCCGCGACGGACAGTAGGGTCTGTCCATGGCAGCAGCTTCCGGGGGCGGCCCCCACACACCCAGCGTCCGGATCGCACCGATCGATCTCGCCGCACGCGTGGACGAGGCGCTCGCCGTCCAGGCCGTCGCCTTCGGCCTCGGCCCCGACGAGATCGAAGTACGCCGCCACATCGTCCTCAGACACCTCGACCACCCCCACGCCCGCGCGCTCGGCGCCCTGACCCCCGACGACCGGCTCGCCGGCTTCGTCTACGGAATGCCGAACGAGCGCGGCCACTGGTGGTCCACCGTCGTCGAGCCCTATCTGCGCGCCACCGGCTCCGCGCACTGGCTCGACGACTCCTTCGTGATCACCGAACTCCACGTCCACCCGGAGTTCCAGAACCGGGGGCTCGGCCGCGCCCTGATCACCACCGTCACCGACGCCGTCGACCAGCCCCGCTCCATCCTCTCCGCGATCGACACGGAGAGCCCGGCCCGCGGTCTGTACCGCTCACTCGGCTACCAGGACCTGGCCCGGCAGGTGCTCTTCCCCAGCGCTCCCAAGCCGTACGCGGTCATGGGAGCACCGCTTCCACTGCGCCGCCGCTGACGAATCGATTTCCGCCAGCGCGGGCCGCCCGGCTAACCTCGGGGCCATCACCCTTGCGAGCAGGAGTTCACCATGGCCCAGGTCCAGCGCATGTCCCGATTGATGATCAAGACACTGCGCGACGACCCGGCGGACGCCGAGACGCTCAACCACAAGCTGCTCGTCCGGGCCGGATACGTACGTCGCACCGCCGCCGGCATCTGGTCCTGGCTGCCGCTCGGCAAGAAGGTCCTCGAAAACGTCAGCCGCGTCGTCCGCGAGGAGATGGACGCCATCGGCGGCCAGGAGGTGCTGCTCCCCGCACTGCTCCCCAAGGAGGCGTACGAGGCGAGCGGCCGCTACGACGAGTACGGCGACCTGCTCTTCCGCCTCAAGGACCGCAAGGGCGCCGACTACCTCCTCGGCCCCACCCACGAGGAGATCTTCACCCAGGTCGTCAAGGACATGTGCTCGTCCTACAAGGACCTGCCGGTGATCCTCTACCAGATCCAGACCAAGTACCGCGACGAGGCCCGCCCCCGCGCCGGCGTGCTGCGCGGCCGCGAGTTCCAGATGAAGGACTCGTACTCCTTCGACACCACGGACGAGGGTCTGGCCGAGGCGTACCAGCTGCACCGCGGCGCCTACATCCGGATCTTCGAGCGGCTCGGCCTCGACCACCGCATCGTCTCCGCCGTCTCCGGCGCCATGGGCGGCTCCGCCTCCGAGGAGTTCCTCGCGCCCGCCCCGGCCGGCGAGGACACCTTCGTCGACTGCCCCAGCTGCGACTACGCCGCCAACACCGAGGCCGTGACGTTCAACGCCACCCCGGTCGACGGCTCGGCGACCGGCGCCGTCGAGGAGCTGGACACCCCCGACACCCCGACCATCGAGACCCTCGCCGCCCACCTCGGCGTCCAGGCCTCCGCCACCCTGAAGAACCTCCTGGTCAAGGTCGATGGCGAGATCGTCGCCGTGGGCGTGCCCGGCGACCGCGAGGTCGACCTCGGCAAGCTCGGTGAGCACCTGGCGCCCGCCGTCGTCGAGCTCGTCACCGCGGAGGACTTCGTCGGCCGCCCCGACCTGGTGCGCGGCTACGTCGGACCGCAGGGCCTGGAGAAGGTCCGCTACATCGCCGACCCGCGCATCGCCTCCGGCACCGCGTGGATCACCGGCGCCAACAAGGAGGGCAAGCACGCGCGGAACGTCGTCGCGGGCCGCGACTTCGAGGTCGACGACTACCTCGACGTCGTCGTCGTCGAGGCGGGCGACCCCTGCCCCAACTGCGGCACCGGCCTCCAGGTGGACCGCGCCATCGAGATCGGCCACATCTTCCAGCTGGGCCGCAAGTACGCCGACATCTTCTCCCTCGACGTCCTCGGCCAGCAGGGCAAGCCCGTCCGCGTCACGATGGGCTCGTACGGCATCGGCGTCTCCCGCGCGGTGGCCGCCCTCGCCGAGCAGACCGCCGACGACAAGGGCCTGTGCTGGCCCCGCGAGATCGCCCCGGCCGATGTGCACGTCGTCGCCGCGGGCAAGGCGCTCCAGACCGAGCTGGCTCTCGACGTCTCCGAGAAGCTGAACGCGGCCGGTCTGCGGGTCCTGGTGGACGACCGCCCGGGCATCTCGCCCGGCGTGAAGTTCACCGACTCCGAGCTGATCGGCGTCCCGAAGATCCTGGTCGCCGGCCGCCGCTCGGCCGAAGGCGTCCTGGAGCTGAAGGACCGCCGCACGGGCGAGCGCGAGGAGCTCACCGTGGACGAGGCGATCGCCCGCCTCACCGAACAGGGCTGAGGGGACCCCTTGCGGGGCCGGGCCCCGTGTGGGTTGCCCGGCCCCGGTGCGGGGTTCCGTCCTCAATCGCCGGACGGGCTTGGACGGGGGCCGTCGGGTCCCCTGCGGGGTGCACCATGCGCGTGAGTGGGGGTGCGGGGCCTCACCGGGCCCCGCACCGGAATCAAGCCCGTCCGGCGATTGAGGACGGAACCCTCCGCCCCGGACCGGGGCAGCCGGAACACGAAGACCCGGCCCCGAAGGGCTCGCCGCTACAGCCAGCCCGCGAACTCCAGCGTGACCTCGCCCTCCCCGGTGCGGCCGGCGGCCAGCGCCCGGGTGCCCGACTCCACCGCACGGAACAGCGTCCAGCCGTGCAGCCGCTCGCGGTCCACGTCCAGCGACTCCGCCAGCCGCTTGATCCTGCGCCGGGCCGTCATCGCGCCGCCGGGCGAGGCGATCAGATCCTCCACCCGGTCCCGCACCAGCCGTGCCAGGTCGTAGGCCCGCTCACCCACCAGCGGCTCCGGTCCGACCGTCAGCCAAGGCGCGCGCTCGCCCGAGAGCACCTTGCTCTGCCGGAAGTTGCCGTGGAGCAGCAGGGTCTCCGGGGAGTCGGCGACCAGTTCGCCGCGCGCCGCCAGGGCCGCGGAGACCAGCGGTTCGAGGTCCGGCTCCGCCTCCGCGGCGGCCCGCATCGGAGCGGTCCGCCGCGCGGTCCGCTCCGCGACCGTCTCGAAGGCGTGCCCGGCGGGCGGTTCGACCCACAGTCGCCGTACCGTGCCCGCCGCCTCCAGCAGGGCCTTCGCCTCGGGCAGCGAACGCAGCGACACCTCGGGGTGCAGCCTCTCCAGCAGCAGGGCGCCGGCGCCGGGGTCCCCGGGGAGCAGCTCCTCGCCCGGTGCGACCAGCTGGACCGCGCCCCAGCCGTTCCAGTGCGCCAGCGCCGCCCTTTCGAGCTCGGGCGCGGCCCCCGACGGAGAGATCTTCAGCGCCGCCGGGGCGCCGTCACCGCCCCGCACCAGCAGGACCAGGCTGCTGCGCCCGCCCGGGGCGGCGACCCGGTCCACGGACAGCTCCAGCCCTGCCCGGTCCAGCGCCTGGCCGGTCAGTGCGGGAAGCCCCGCGAGCCATTCCCCGGCGGCCGTATCCCCGTACGACTCGCCGAGCGCTCGCACCAGACGCTGCGGCGGTTCAAAACCCATACGTGCTGTGTTCCCTTTCAGAGCCTGCTTCAGCGCGTCGTGCCGGTCCGGCCCTTCGCGTCCGACCCGGTCTTCGCGTCGGCGCCCGTCGCCGCGTCCTTCTCCCCGGCACCGTCCTTGCGGGAACCGTCGGCGGCCCGCTCGACGAGCCCGGGAAAGGGTACGCCGCTGCCCCGCCAGCGCACCGCGCGCACCGCGGCCTCCCGCAGCCCGTCCGCGGCCTCCCGCCGCAGCGGCCCCTCGGCAGCCCGGACGAGGTCGGAGTAGACGTCCGCCACCCGGTCCTCCAGCACGGCGGCGAGCCGCACCGCCGCAGCCGGGTCCGGCACCGCGAACGGCAGAGCGTACGCGGGGTCCGCCGCCACCGGTTCACCGCCCAGCCCGCGCACCGTGCGCACCAGCGCGTCGCGGCGGGCCCGGTGGGCGTGGTGCGCGGCGGTGGCCTCGGGGCGGCGGACCGCGGCGACCCGGCCGCCCGCCACCCCGTAGCCGTACACCGCGGCGTGTTCCGCGGCCAGTGCCGCCTGGGCGGCCTTGAGGGTGGCCTCGCGCTCGTCCTCGTCGCTCACGCCTTCGTCTCCTTGGCCAGTCCGGTCAACAGATAGGAGTGCGCGGAGGCGGCCGCCGCGACGGAGGCGAGCAGCCGTGCCAGCTCCGGGGGCGCCTCCATGAGGGCCTCCGTGTACGAGGCCGCGGCCCGGCGCTCGGCGGCCGCCAGTGCCTTGACGGCCTCCGGGGGGCTGCCGGCGGGCCGGGTCCGGACGAATTCGAGCGAGGCCTTGCCGGCCGGGGCGAGGGCCGTGACGTGGGCACGTACGGCGTCGCGCAGCGGGGTGAGCCCGGCCGAGGTCGCCGGATGGGCGGCGAGCACGTTCTCGTACTGCCCCAGCAGGGAGGTGGACACACCGGCGGCCTTCTTCCGCAGCGACGTTTCCGCCTGTACCGCGGTGTCGGAGGCGGTCCGGGCGCCGGCGTGCGCGGAACCCTTCCGGCCGCCGCCCCCGTCGTCCGCACCGTCCCCGCAGCCGGCCAGCACCGCCCCCATGGCGATCGCTCCCGTCGCGGTGAGCGCGCCCCTGCGCGTCGTCCCCGTGCGCCGCACGTGTTCTCCTTCGAGCTGGACCTGTCTTGACCGGATGTGTCCGGAAGTGATCACCGCAGGCGAGCGTACCCGCGCTCGGGGGGCCGGCGGACGGCAACACCCCTCGGGACCGGATACCCTTTCACCAGACACACGACGATCCCCACAACAGCACACGCGGCCGAGGAGTCACCCGGATGAGCACCACCCAGAGCGAGAGGCTGCGCGGGCTGGTAGAACCGCTCGTCAGCGCCGAGCAGCTGGATCTGGAAGAGATCGAAGTGTCCCGGGCCGGCCGCCGCCGGGTGCTGCGGATCATCGTGGACTCCGAAGAGGGCGTGGAGCTCGACACCTGCGCGGATCTGAGCCGCGCGATCTCCGAGAAGCTCGACGAGACCGACGCGATGGGCGAGGAAGAGTACGTCCTGGAGGTCAGTTCTCCCGGTGCCGACCGCCCGCTGACGGAGCACCGCCACTACGTACGCAACACCGGCCGCCTGGCCAGGCTGACCCTGAACGAGGGCGGCGAGCTGGTGGCCCGCATTCTCGCGGTCGACGAAGAGGGCCTCGATCTCGAGGTACCGGGCGTCAAAGGCCGCAAGCCCACGTCCCGCCGGATCTCCTTCGACGAGATCGCCAAGGCGCGCGTGGAGCTGGAATTCAACCGCAAGGACAAGAAGGAAGAGGAGGCGTAGCCGTGGACATCGATGTGAAGCTTCTGAAGGGCT includes these proteins:
- a CDS encoding GNAT family N-acetyltransferase, producing the protein MLTQTTTRVLEPSDLGAALAVLESEPVANAFVTSRVQIAGLDPWRLGGEMWGWYANGRLRSLCYSGANLVPICAGPEAVRAFADRARRAGRRCSSIVGPAEPTAQLWRLLEPGWGPAREVRANQPLMVADSPSAEVAPDRLVRRVRKDEMDILMPACIAMFTEEVGISPLAGDGGLLYQARVAELIAAGRSFARIEDGKVVFKAEIGATTPQACQIQGVWVAPEFRGRGYSETGMAAVLRHALTEVAPIVSLYVNDYNTPARKSYSRIGFREVGAFMSVLF
- a CDS encoding GNAT family N-acetyltransferase — encoded protein: MAAASGGGPHTPSVRIAPIDLAARVDEALAVQAVAFGLGPDEIEVRRHIVLRHLDHPHARALGALTPDDRLAGFVYGMPNERGHWWSTVVEPYLRATGSAHWLDDSFVITELHVHPEFQNRGLGRALITTVTDAVDQPRSILSAIDTESPARGLYRSLGYQDLARQVLFPSAPKPYAVMGAPLPLRRR
- a CDS encoding proline--tRNA ligase — its product is MAQVQRMSRLMIKTLRDDPADAETLNHKLLVRAGYVRRTAAGIWSWLPLGKKVLENVSRVVREEMDAIGGQEVLLPALLPKEAYEASGRYDEYGDLLFRLKDRKGADYLLGPTHEEIFTQVVKDMCSSYKDLPVILYQIQTKYRDEARPRAGVLRGREFQMKDSYSFDTTDEGLAEAYQLHRGAYIRIFERLGLDHRIVSAVSGAMGGSASEEFLAPAPAGEDTFVDCPSCDYAANTEAVTFNATPVDGSATGAVEELDTPDTPTIETLAAHLGVQASATLKNLLVKVDGEIVAVGVPGDREVDLGKLGEHLAPAVVELVTAEDFVGRPDLVRGYVGPQGLEKVRYIADPRIASGTAWITGANKEGKHARNVVAGRDFEVDDYLDVVVVEAGDPCPNCGTGLQVDRAIEIGHIFQLGRKYADIFSLDVLGQQGKPVRVTMGSYGIGVSRAVAALAEQTADDKGLCWPREIAPADVHVVAAGKALQTELALDVSEKLNAAGLRVLVDDRPGISPGVKFTDSELIGVPKILVAGRRSAEGVLELKDRRTGEREELTVDEAIARLTEQG
- a CDS encoding aminoglycoside phosphotransferase family protein, producing MGFEPPQRLVRALGESYGDTAAGEWLAGLPALTGQALDRAGLELSVDRVAAPGGRSSLVLLVRGGDGAPAALKISPSGAAPELERAALAHWNGWGAVQLVAPGEELLPGDPGAGALLLERLHPEVSLRSLPEAKALLEAAGTVRRLWVEPPAGHAFETVAERTARRTAPMRAAAEAEPDLEPLVSAALAARGELVADSPETLLLHGNFRQSKVLSGERAPWLTVGPEPLVGERAYDLARLVRDRVEDLIASPGGAMTARRRIKRLAESLDVDRERLHGWTLFRAVESGTRALAAGRTGEGEVTLEFAGWL
- a CDS encoding ferritin-like domain-containing protein — translated: MSDEDEREATLKAAQAALAAEHAAVYGYGVAGGRVAAVRRPEATAAHHAHRARRDALVRTVRGLGGEPVAADPAYALPFAVPDPAAAVRLAAVLEDRVADVYSDLVRAAEGPLRREAADGLREAAVRAVRWRGSGVPFPGLVERAADGSRKDGAGEKDAATGADAKTGSDAKGRTGTTR
- the rimP gene encoding ribosome maturation factor RimP — translated: MSTTQSERLRGLVEPLVSAEQLDLEEIEVSRAGRRRVLRIIVDSEEGVELDTCADLSRAISEKLDETDAMGEEEYVLEVSSPGADRPLTEHRHYVRNTGRLARLTLNEGGELVARILAVDEEGLDLEVPGVKGRKPTSRRISFDEIAKARVELEFNRKDKKEEEA